In one Culex quinquefasciatus strain JHB chromosome 2, VPISU_Cqui_1.0_pri_paternal, whole genome shotgun sequence genomic region, the following are encoded:
- the LOC6040708 gene encoding thioredoxin H-type, with protein sequence MAITIVTSVDQYNKLIRSPALTVALFSADWAEQCKQILTVMMELAKQFSAVQFVDVPADELFEVVLKHQIDAVPTVNFFQVGKAVDRIDGVDRVDIAALTTKCRKLAGAATSVGGGVKEPLEDWLKAHINRANVMIFMKGGRDTHKN encoded by the coding sequence ATGGCCATCACGATCGTGACCAGTGTCGACCAGTACAACAAACTTATCAGATCGCCGGCCCTAACCGTGGCGTTGTTTTCCGCTGACTGGGCGGAACAGTGCAAGCAGATTCTCACGGTGATGATGGAACTGGCCAAGCAGTTTTCCGCGGTTCAGTTCGTGGACGTTCCGGCGGATGAACTGTTCGAGGTGGTGCTCAAGCACCAGATCGATGCCGTTCCGACGGTGAACTTCTTCCAGGTGGGAAAGGCCGTTGATCGAATTGATGGTGTGGACCGTGTGGACATTGCCGCGCTGACGACCAAGTGTCGAAAGCTGGCCGGAGCAGCAACATCAGTTGGTGGAGGTGTCAAGGAACCGCTTGAGGATTGGCTAAAGGCGCACATCAACCGCGCAAACGTAATGATCTTCATGAAGGGTGGCCGCGACacacataaaaattga